In a genomic window of Aeromonas veronii:
- the yfcD gene encoding NUDIX hydrolase YfcD — protein sequence MEWVDVVDEDNRVIGVAERAKVRRENLCHRASYILVLDDADRILVQRRTLSKDFCPGMLDACAGGVVTTGEEMELSARRELAEELGIADVPLQGFGSFYAEGAGYRVWGGLFSCRYQGPLQLQAEEVSAVHWMSLAEIAERANEFTPDSLLAIATWQARR from the coding sequence GTGGAATGGGTTGATGTGGTGGACGAGGATAACCGGGTGATTGGCGTGGCCGAGCGAGCCAAGGTGCGGCGGGAGAATCTCTGCCATCGCGCCAGCTATATTCTGGTGCTCGACGACGCGGATCGGATCCTGGTGCAGCGGCGCACCCTCAGCAAGGATTTCTGCCCCGGCATGCTGGATGCCTGCGCCGGTGGTGTGGTCACGACCGGTGAGGAGATGGAACTCTCCGCCCGGCGCGAGCTGGCCGAGGAGCTGGGCATTGCCGATGTCCCCCTGCAGGGCTTTGGCAGTTTTTATGCCGAAGGGGCGGGCTATCGGGTCTGGGGCGGTCTCTTCAGTTGTCGCTATCAGGGGCCGTTGCAGCTGCAGGCCGAAGAGGTGAGCGCGGTGCACTGGATGAGCCTGGCCGAGATTGCCGAGCGCGCCAACGAATTTACCCCCGACTCCCTGCTCGCCATCGCCACCTGGCAGGCGAGGCGCTGA
- a CDS encoding DUF1107 domain-containing protein, with translation MKVFKQLSPRQIARYIKSFHRGYFAIESLGTFEFNAGRISLHGLTCRQRLRLARQINQAISQLRHNAPLPDM, from the coding sequence ATGAAGGTGTTCAAGCAGTTATCCCCACGGCAGATCGCTCGCTACATCAAGAGCTTTCACCGAGGCTATTTTGCCATCGAGTCGCTGGGGACATTTGAATTCAACGCAGGCAGGATCAGCCTCCATGGCCTGACCTGCCGCCAGCGGCTGAGGCTGGCCCGCCAGATCAATCAGGCCATCAGCCAGCTTCGTCACAACGCCCCCTTGCCGGACATGTGA
- a CDS encoding DUF2845 domain-containing protein, producing the protein MSKKMNMVAGLSLLLLSIPASADAMRCKNALITEGDTTAEMLLKCGEPMLREELSRNEENQFGNLIQVRYGERWTYNFGKNEFMRFVTVRNGIITDIENGPRGD; encoded by the coding sequence ATGAGCAAAAAGATGAATATGGTAGCGGGGCTGTCCCTGTTGCTGCTGAGCATTCCGGCCAGTGCCGATGCCATGCGCTGCAAGAACGCCCTGATCACCGAGGGCGACACCACCGCCGAGATGCTGCTCAAGTGCGGTGAGCCCATGCTGCGAGAAGAGCTCAGTCGCAACGAGGAGAACCAGTTTGGCAACCTGATCCAGGTCAGGTATGGCGAACGCTGGACCTACAACTTCGGCAAGAACGAGTTCATGCGCTTCGTGACGGTGCGCAACGGCATCATCACCGACATCGAAAACGGCCCGCGCGGCGACTAG
- a CDS encoding FKBP-type peptidyl-prolyl cis-trans isomerase, giving the protein MSMSQYDSIEQKASYGIGRNMGDQLAQQAFAGLDIPALQQGLADALNGLEFAVSRDDINDAFQVITARMQEEQEAVAKAAAADGEAFLADNAKRDDVNVTDSGLQYEVLVEGNGAVPVAGQSVRVHYHGTFTHGGVFDSSVARGQPAEFPVTGVIAGWVEALQLMPVGSKWKLYIPHDLAYGARGAGSIPPYSALVFEVELLDIL; this is encoded by the coding sequence ATCTCAATGTCCCAATACGACTCTATCGAACAGAAGGCCAGCTATGGCATCGGCCGCAACATGGGTGATCAGCTAGCGCAGCAAGCTTTCGCCGGTCTGGATATCCCGGCCCTGCAACAAGGCTTGGCAGATGCCCTGAATGGTCTGGAGTTCGCGGTCAGCCGTGACGATATCAATGATGCCTTCCAGGTGATCACTGCACGCATGCAAGAAGAGCAGGAAGCCGTTGCCAAGGCCGCCGCTGCTGACGGCGAAGCCTTCCTGGCTGATAACGCCAAGCGCGACGATGTGAACGTGACCGACTCCGGTCTGCAATACGAAGTGCTGGTCGAAGGCAACGGTGCCGTTCCGGTAGCCGGTCAGTCCGTGCGCGTGCACTACCACGGTACCTTCACCCACGGCGGCGTATTCGACAGCTCCGTCGCTCGCGGCCAGCCGGCCGAGTTCCCGGTGACCGGCGTGATCGCTGGCTGGGTTGAAGCGCTGCAGCTGATGCCGGTTGGTTCCAAGTGGAAGCTCTACATCCCCCACGATCTGGCCTACGGTGCCCGTGGCGCGGGCTCCATCCCGCCCTACTCTGCACTGGTATTTGAAGTCGAGTTGCTGGATATCCTGTGA
- a CDS encoding copper homeostasis protein CutC, with the protein MTRLEICIDNLESLFTAERSGADRIELCSALGLGGLTPSCGFMQLAARHASVPVYAMIRPRAGDFCFNDGEFEMMLQDIAAARSAGLQGVVVGLLDEKGRVPAAKLKQLVDAAGPLGVTFHRAIDLSSDWRADLETIVSAGCERILSSGHAPTALAGLETLQAMQQALAGRASLMPGAGVNADNVRTIIEFTGVSEVHMSGMGWRGGMVPHGVNMGTSDDGRVNITDGTKVAAVRALLDKA; encoded by the coding sequence ATGACCCGTCTTGAAATCTGTATCGACAACCTGGAATCCCTGTTCACCGCAGAGCGGTCCGGGGCGGATCGCATCGAGCTCTGCTCTGCGCTGGGTCTGGGTGGTCTGACCCCCTCCTGCGGCTTTATGCAGCTGGCTGCCCGCCACGCCAGCGTGCCGGTGTACGCCATGATCCGCCCGCGCGCCGGGGATTTTTGCTTCAACGACGGCGAGTTCGAGATGATGCTGCAAGATATCGCGGCGGCACGTTCTGCCGGTCTGCAAGGGGTGGTGGTCGGTCTGCTGGATGAGAAGGGGCGGGTGCCTGCTGCCAAGCTCAAACAGCTGGTGGATGCCGCCGGCCCGTTGGGGGTCACCTTCCATCGCGCCATCGACCTCTCCTCCGACTGGCGCGCCGATCTGGAGACCATCGTGTCTGCTGGCTGCGAGCGCATTCTGAGCTCCGGCCATGCGCCGACCGCGTTGGCGGGGCTGGAAACCCTGCAGGCGATGCAACAGGCGCTGGCGGGGCGTGCCAGCCTGATGCCGGGCGCCGGGGTCAATGCCGACAACGTGCGCACCATCATCGAGTTCACCGGGGTGAGCGAAGTGCATATGTCCGGCATGGGCTGGCGCGGTGGCATGGTACCCCATGGCGTCAATATGGGCACCTCGGACGATGGCCGGGTCAATATCACCGATGGCACCAAGGTCGCAGCTGTCAGAGCTCTGCTCGACAAGGCGTGA
- a CDS encoding ROK family protein, translating into MYYGFDIGGTKIAFAVYDGALNLCHEERMSTPGNDYEGLQQLIRSRVEQADARFGARGSVGIGFPGVINSQDHSIVAANLPSINGRHLGADLAELLERPVKVDNDANCFLWSEVHQGAADGAGSALGVTVGTGIGGAVYLAGKLIQGRNWLAGEIGHYPLPATMLMKYPELPRPRCGCGRLVCFETYASGTGLERLYHHFHGQRATGHQIVGRFEAHEPHAVETVDCWLEIMAAGLATAISVMDPEVVVLGGGLSGLPALYEQLPLRLPGHLLPGVALPEIRQARFGGAGGVRGAALLNL; encoded by the coding sequence ATGTATTACGGCTTTGATATCGGTGGCACCAAGATCGCCTTCGCGGTCTATGACGGTGCATTGAACCTCTGCCACGAGGAGCGCATGAGCACCCCCGGCAACGATTACGAGGGGTTGCAGCAGTTGATCCGCTCCCGGGTCGAGCAGGCGGATGCTCGCTTCGGCGCACGGGGCTCGGTTGGTATCGGTTTTCCCGGCGTCATCAACAGCCAGGATCACAGCATAGTGGCGGCCAATCTGCCCTCCATCAATGGTCGCCATCTGGGCGCCGATCTGGCCGAGTTGCTGGAGCGGCCGGTCAAGGTGGATAATGATGCCAACTGCTTCCTCTGGTCCGAAGTGCATCAAGGGGCAGCCGACGGCGCAGGCAGTGCGCTCGGTGTCACCGTCGGCACCGGTATCGGCGGCGCCGTCTATCTGGCGGGCAAGCTTATTCAGGGGCGCAACTGGCTGGCTGGCGAGATTGGTCACTATCCCTTGCCCGCGACCATGCTGATGAAGTACCCCGAGTTGCCCCGTCCCCGTTGCGGTTGCGGCCGTCTGGTCTGTTTTGAAACCTATGCATCCGGCACCGGTCTGGAGCGTCTCTATCACCATTTCCATGGCCAGCGCGCCACGGGTCACCAGATTGTGGGACGCTTCGAGGCCCATGAGCCCCATGCGGTCGAGACCGTCGACTGCTGGCTGGAGATCATGGCCGCCGGGCTTGCCACCGCCATTTCGGTGATGGATCCCGAGGTGGTGGTGTTGGGGGGCGGCCTGAGCGGCCTGCCCGCCCTCTATGAACAGCTGCCGCTGCGCCTGCCGGGGCATTTGTTGCCCGGGGTCGCCCTGCCCGAGATCCGTCAGGCCCGCTTTGGCGGCGCCGGTGGTGTGCGCGGCGCAGCCTTGCTCAATCTATGA
- a CDS encoding GNAT family N-acetyltransferase, which yields MQGINLRMARSDDAAAMTVIQRASWLAAYGQVLGADLLEQLDVTAHLQIWQSRLAKLGPRPMLLCLDEVVIGLLYWQPQQEAGQSHALIRAFYLHPEHWRQGYGKRLWQAVAMQMRRNGCSCVKLWLLDGNHIGEGFYLRRGFVFDGAERTLISPGQPCLQRQMSRLL from the coding sequence ATGCAAGGCATAAACCTGCGCATGGCGCGCAGCGACGATGCCGCCGCCATGACGGTGATACAGCGAGCCAGCTGGCTCGCTGCCTATGGTCAGGTGCTCGGTGCTGACCTGCTGGAGCAGCTGGACGTCACCGCCCATCTGCAGATCTGGCAGAGCCGTCTGGCCAAGCTGGGCCCAAGGCCCATGCTGCTTTGCCTTGATGAGGTGGTGATTGGCCTGCTCTATTGGCAACCACAGCAGGAAGCGGGACAGAGCCATGCCCTGATCCGCGCCTTTTACCTCCATCCCGAACACTGGCGACAAGGTTATGGCAAGCGGCTGTGGCAGGCAGTGGCGATGCAGATGCGCCGCAACGGCTGCTCTTGCGTTAAGTTGTGGCTGCTCGATGGCAACCACATCGGCGAGGGGTTCTACCTGCGCCGCGGCTTCGTCTTTGATGGTGCAGAGCGCACCCTGATAAGCCCCGGACAGCCCTGCCTGCAGCGACAAATGAGCCGTTTGCTCTGA
- a CDS encoding M48 family metallopeptidase, with product MIASLSKFGLVALCSSLLVACAQSPTGRSQMLLYSPQQMNQLGADSFEQMKKQEKVSKDTKLNAYVSCVAKAVTAQVPASYGITNWEVVVFDAKQVNAFALPGGKIGVYSGLLKVAKNQDQLATVIGHELTHVLAQHSNERLSRSQLAGIGLAAADIAMGTSEYRGATMAALGLGVEVGVMLPYGRTQESEADRLGLALMARAGFNPAEAIPLWQNMSAAAGGNTPPQLLSTHPSNENRIAELRAQQAQVLPLYEQARANGLVPQCKA from the coding sequence ATGATTGCGTCTCTCTCCAAGTTTGGCCTGGTAGCCCTCTGCAGTTCTCTGCTGGTCGCCTGCGCCCAGTCGCCGACCGGCCGCAGCCAGATGCTGCTCTACTCTCCCCAGCAGATGAACCAGCTGGGCGCCGACTCCTTCGAACAGATGAAGAAGCAGGAGAAGGTGAGCAAGGATACCAAACTCAACGCCTATGTCTCCTGTGTCGCCAAGGCGGTGACCGCGCAGGTGCCGGCCAGCTATGGCATCACCAATTGGGAAGTGGTGGTGTTTGACGCCAAACAGGTCAACGCCTTCGCCCTGCCGGGCGGCAAGATCGGGGTCTACAGTGGCCTGCTCAAGGTGGCCAAGAATCAGGATCAGCTGGCGACCGTCATTGGCCACGAGCTGACTCACGTATTGGCCCAGCACTCCAACGAGCGACTCTCGCGCAGCCAGCTGGCGGGGATCGGTCTGGCGGCCGCCGACATTGCCATGGGCACCAGCGAGTATCGCGGCGCCACCATGGCCGCCCTTGGCCTCGGGGTTGAGGTCGGGGTGATGCTGCCCTATGGCCGCACCCAAGAGAGCGAAGCGGATCGGCTGGGGTTAGCGCTGATGGCACGCGCCGGGTTCAATCCGGCCGAGGCGATCCCCCTGTGGCAAAACATGAGTGCCGCCGCCGGTGGCAATACCCCGCCGCAACTGCTCTCCACCCACCCGAGCAACGAGAACCGGATCGCCGAGTTGCGGGCGCAACAGGCGCAAGTGCTGCCGCTCTATGAGCAGGCCCGCGCCAACGGTCTGGTGCCCCAATGCAAGGCATAA
- a CDS encoding phosphate ABC transporter substrate-binding protein PstS family protein has product MKLNKLAGVIGFTAATLFSASTLAYGVDKNLPEYTPTSGISGNLSSVGSDTLANMMTLWAEEFKRMYPNVNVQIQAAGSSTAPTALTEGVAQFGPMSRAMKAGEEEAFEKRYGYKPTAIRVAVDALAVFVNKDNPIKGLTMPQIDAIFSSTLKCGEAKAATKWSDLGLTGNWSGKDLQLFGRNSVSGTYGYFKEHALCNGDFKSGVNEQPGSASVVQSVSASLNGIGYSGIGYVTSGVRAVPLSKDGKTFIEATSDNAITGKYPLSRFLYVYVNKHPNKPLSPMEQEFVKMMLSKAGQSIVAKDGYVPVPAKVVQADLKKLGIM; this is encoded by the coding sequence ATGAAACTCAACAAACTGGCTGGTGTAATCGGATTCACCGCAGCAACCCTGTTTTCTGCCAGCACCCTGGCCTATGGTGTCGATAAAAACCTGCCGGAATACACCCCGACCAGCGGCATCTCGGGCAACCTGTCCTCTGTCGGCTCGGATACCCTGGCCAACATGATGACCCTGTGGGCTGAAGAATTTAAGCGCATGTATCCCAACGTCAACGTGCAGATCCAGGCTGCCGGCTCCTCTACCGCGCCGACCGCCCTGACCGAAGGTGTTGCCCAGTTTGGTCCGATGAGCCGCGCCATGAAGGCCGGTGAAGAGGAAGCATTCGAGAAGCGCTACGGCTACAAGCCGACTGCCATCCGCGTCGCGGTTGATGCCCTGGCCGTGTTCGTCAACAAGGACAACCCCATCAAGGGGCTGACCATGCCGCAGATCGACGCCATCTTCTCCAGCACCCTCAAGTGCGGCGAAGCCAAGGCCGCCACCAAGTGGTCTGATCTGGGGCTGACCGGCAACTGGTCCGGCAAGGATCTGCAACTGTTCGGTCGCAACTCTGTATCCGGTACTTACGGTTACTTCAAGGAGCACGCGCTGTGTAACGGCGACTTCAAGAGCGGTGTGAATGAGCAGCCGGGTTCTGCCTCCGTGGTGCAGTCCGTCTCCGCCTCCCTGAACGGCATCGGTTACTCCGGTATCGGTTATGTCACCTCCGGCGTGCGTGCGGTTCCGCTCTCCAAGGATGGCAAGACCTTCATCGAAGCGACCTCCGATAATGCCATCACCGGCAAGTATCCGCTGTCCCGCTTCCTGTATGTTTACGTGAACAAGCATCCGAACAAGCCGCTCTCCCCGATGGAGCAAGAGTTCGTCAAGATGATGCTCTCCAAAGCGGGCCAAAGCATCGTTGCCAAAGATGGTTACGTGCCGGTGCCGGCCAAGGTGGTACAGGCTGACCTGAAAAAGCTGGGTATCATGTAA
- the phoR gene encoding phosphate regulon sensor histidine kinase PhoR, with protein MLQPYAWRRQLWRMAFFYAPFALVGWLIDHLPLCLLVAAVLHLGWHYRFQKRLSDWLWHDRSLVPPNGSGSWEHIFNGIYKLQQRHRARRRELAGLIRRFREGAEALPDAAVVFRTDGSILWCNRLAEQLLGFRWPEDAGQHIGNLIRNPAFNAYLGKGAYDEPLEMSSPVNEEKFLEFRIMPYASDQAMLVVRDVTRLRSLEKTRKHFVSNVSHELRTPLTVLKGYLEMTEEPPPPAMWAKAHRVMMEQTIRMDNLVNQLLTLSRIEAAPSVDLSHLVDMPAMLGLLEQEARALSGERAHQIEFMVQPNLLVRGDQEQLRSAISNLVYNAIHYTPAGRKISVEWRKQGAMALFAVSDEGEGIAPEHLARLTERFYRVDKARSRHTGGSGLGLAIVKHALSHHDCQLDIESRVGLGSRFSFLIPARMVVIK; from the coding sequence ATGTTGCAACCTTACGCCTGGCGGCGACAGTTGTGGCGGATGGCGTTTTTTTACGCCCCCTTCGCATTGGTTGGCTGGTTGATTGATCATCTCCCCCTCTGCTTGTTGGTGGCGGCCGTGTTGCATCTGGGCTGGCATTATCGCTTTCAGAAGCGGCTGTCGGACTGGCTGTGGCATGACCGCAGTCTGGTGCCGCCCAACGGCAGTGGCAGCTGGGAGCATATCTTCAACGGTATCTACAAGTTGCAGCAGCGTCACCGGGCTCGCCGCCGCGAGTTGGCGGGGTTGATCCGCCGCTTCCGGGAAGGGGCCGAGGCGCTGCCCGATGCGGCCGTGGTGTTTCGTACCGATGGCAGCATCCTCTGGTGCAATCGGCTGGCGGAGCAGTTGCTCGGTTTTCGCTGGCCGGAAGATGCCGGTCAGCATATCGGCAACCTCATTCGCAATCCGGCCTTTAACGCCTATCTGGGCAAGGGGGCGTATGACGAGCCGCTGGAGATGAGCTCCCCGGTCAACGAGGAGAAGTTTCTCGAGTTTCGCATCATGCCCTACGCCTCGGATCAGGCGATGCTGGTGGTGCGGGATGTCACCCGGTTGCGCAGTCTCGAGAAGACCCGCAAACACTTTGTCTCCAACGTCTCCCACGAGCTGCGCACCCCGCTGACCGTGCTCAAGGGCTATCTGGAGATGACCGAAGAGCCGCCCCCGCCCGCCATGTGGGCCAAGGCGCATCGGGTAATGATGGAGCAGACCATCCGGATGGACAATCTGGTCAATCAGCTGCTCACCCTGTCGCGTATCGAGGCGGCTCCCTCGGTGGATCTCTCCCATCTGGTGGACATGCCCGCCATGCTGGGGCTGCTGGAGCAGGAGGCGCGGGCGCTCTCGGGCGAGCGGGCCCACCAGATCGAATTTATGGTGCAGCCCAATCTTCTGGTGCGCGGGGATCAGGAGCAGCTGCGCAGTGCCATCTCCAATCTGGTCTATAACGCCATCCACTACACCCCGGCGGGGCGCAAGATCAGTGTTGAGTGGCGCAAGCAGGGAGCGATGGCACTGTTTGCCGTGAGCGATGAGGGGGAGGGGATTGCCCCCGAGCATCTGGCGCGGCTGACCGAGCGGTTCTATCGGGTCGACAAGGCCCGTTCCCGCCATACCGGCGGCTCGGGTCTTGGGCTTGCCATCGTCAAGCATGCCCTCAGTCATCACGACTGCCAGCTCGATATCGAGAGCCGGGTCGGCCTTGGCAGCCGCTTCAGCTTTCTGATCCCGGCACGCATGGTGGTGATTAAATAG
- the phoB gene encoding phosphate regulon transcriptional regulator PhoB → MAKRILVVEDEAPIREMLCFVLEQKGYETIEAEDFADGLAKVREPYPELIVLDWMMPGGSGIQFIKQLKQDEVTRQIPVVMLTARGEEEDKVRGLEAGADDYITKPFSPKELTARLHAVMRRVSPTSVDEVIEVQGLKLDPVSHRVSAEEKALDMGPTEFKLLHFFMTHPERVYSREQLLNNVWGTNVYVEDRTVDVHIRRLRKAIEETGHDRLIQTVRGAGYRFSTRL, encoded by the coding sequence ATGGCTAAGCGAATTCTGGTGGTCGAGGACGAAGCACCGATCCGCGAAATGCTCTGCTTCGTGCTCGAGCAGAAGGGATATGAGACGATTGAAGCGGAAGATTTCGCCGATGGACTGGCGAAGGTGCGCGAACCCTACCCCGAACTCATCGTGCTGGACTGGATGATGCCGGGCGGCAGTGGCATCCAGTTTATCAAGCAGCTCAAGCAGGATGAGGTGACGCGCCAGATCCCGGTGGTGATGCTCACCGCCCGCGGTGAAGAGGAGGACAAGGTGCGTGGTCTGGAGGCCGGTGCCGACGACTACATCACCAAGCCGTTCTCGCCCAAGGAGCTGACCGCTCGCCTCCATGCGGTGATGCGACGCGTCTCTCCCACCTCGGTGGACGAGGTGATCGAGGTACAGGGGCTGAAACTCGATCCTGTCTCGCACCGGGTCAGTGCCGAAGAGAAGGCGCTCGACATGGGGCCGACCGAATTCAAGCTGCTCCACTTCTTCATGACCCACCCCGAGCGAGTCTACAGCCGTGAACAGCTGCTCAACAATGTCTGGGGTACCAATGTGTACGTCGAGGACAGAACCGTGGATGTGCATATTCGTCGCTTGCGCAAGGCGATTGAAGAGACCGGGCACGACAGATTGATCCAGACGGTGCGTGGAGCCGGATACCGCTTCTCAACCCGTCTCTAG
- a CDS encoding VOC family protein, translated as MSQHIGALTLLVADYDQAIRFFTEGLGFALLEDTRLDEPGKPGKRWVRVAPKGAPGSALLLAQAANAQQQATIGKQGGGRVFLFLETHDFWGDYQRMQAYGVHFCEQPRDEPYGTVVVFEDISGNRWDLLQRTAAN; from the coding sequence ATGTCACAACATATAGGGGCACTAACCCTGCTGGTGGCCGATTACGATCAGGCCATTCGCTTTTTTACCGAGGGACTTGGCTTCGCACTACTGGAAGATACCCGGCTCGATGAGCCGGGCAAACCGGGTAAACGCTGGGTGCGGGTTGCCCCCAAAGGCGCCCCCGGTTCCGCGTTGTTGCTGGCGCAAGCGGCTAATGCACAGCAGCAGGCCACCATCGGCAAGCAGGGCGGCGGCCGGGTGTTCCTGTTTCTCGAGACCCATGACTTCTGGGGGGATTACCAGCGCATGCAGGCGTACGGTGTTCATTTTTGTGAACAGCCCCGCGACGAGCCTTACGGCACCGTGGTGGTGTTCGAGGACATCAGTGGCAACCGCTGGGACTTGTTGCAACGCACTGCTGCCAACTGA
- a CDS encoding sigma-54-dependent Fis family transcriptional regulator — translation MSESLQPGPGPGPIQRSWQRCLHQGLSRQQSADLDLLPQGELSARQEQHRALIACFQRFVLPLFGQLLAGRPCRLLLCDGEGAILAASGDEGFARHAERIFLRSGVRWGEASKGTNAIGTALAEQSEVQVLGNQHFFAQHGFLSCSACPLLGPDGQLLGVLDISTDAAHHDGDMLGTVRLLAMTLENALLARQPGWLVDLDPQSLWSARLLLGEEGELLGANRAGRLWLGQHPFDGRQLLREGRGLRLVPEANATPSCTALQDHSNPLPYPQQVPLKMLERGISLLIEGETGSGKEHLVRELHRASSRRDQPLVCVNCGALPADLVEAELFGYVGGAFSGARSQGSQGYLRAAHGGMLMLDEIGELPLQAQTRLLRVLQERSVTPVGSHKPEAVDFWLVSASHRDLAAMVQSGAFREDLYYRICGWRQQQMPLRRWPAAERLGLIQRLLAEMDPTLRLTRDAERQLLTHPLPGNVRQLKQALEVACVLAEGLGWIEPAHLHLPSVATEPDALSMGEATSLREQTRRRVQQTLAACGGNVSEAARQLGISRTTLYRALREAP, via the coding sequence ATGAGTGAGTCACTTCAACCCGGTCCCGGTCCCGGTCCGATCCAGCGTTCCTGGCAGCGTTGCCTGCATCAGGGGCTGAGCCGCCAGCAGAGCGCCGATCTGGACTTGCTGCCCCAGGGGGAGCTGTCGGCCCGTCAGGAGCAGCACAGGGCGCTGATCGCCTGCTTCCAGCGCTTTGTGCTGCCGCTGTTTGGCCAGTTGCTGGCAGGGCGCCCCTGTCGCCTGTTGTTGTGCGACGGTGAGGGGGCCATTCTGGCTGCCAGTGGAGATGAGGGCTTCGCCCGCCATGCCGAGCGGATCTTCTTGCGCAGCGGCGTCCGCTGGGGGGAGGCGAGCAAGGGCACCAACGCCATCGGTACCGCGCTGGCCGAGCAGAGCGAAGTGCAGGTGCTCGGCAATCAGCACTTCTTTGCCCAGCACGGCTTTCTCAGTTGCAGCGCCTGTCCGCTGCTCGGGCCGGATGGGCAATTGCTGGGGGTGCTCGATATCTCCACCGATGCGGCCCACCACGATGGTGACATGCTGGGCACGGTGCGGCTGCTGGCCATGACGCTGGAAAACGCACTGCTGGCGCGCCAGCCGGGCTGGCTGGTGGATCTCGATCCCCAGAGCCTCTGGTCCGCCCGCCTGTTGCTGGGTGAGGAGGGCGAACTGCTCGGCGCCAACCGGGCAGGCCGACTCTGGCTCGGCCAGCACCCTTTCGATGGCCGGCAACTGCTGCGCGAGGGGCGTGGCTTGCGGCTGGTGCCAGAAGCGAACGCGACACCTTCGTGCACCGCACTACAGGATCACTCAAACCCGTTGCCCTATCCGCAGCAGGTGCCGCTCAAGATGCTGGAGCGCGGCATTTCGCTACTTATCGAGGGGGAGACCGGTAGCGGCAAGGAGCATCTGGTGCGCGAACTGCACCGAGCGTCCAGTCGGCGGGATCAGCCACTGGTGTGCGTCAACTGTGGCGCGTTACCAGCAGATCTGGTGGAAGCCGAACTGTTTGGATATGTGGGCGGGGCCTTCAGCGGTGCCCGCAGCCAGGGCAGTCAGGGGTATCTGCGCGCAGCCCACGGCGGCATGCTGATGCTTGATGAAATTGGCGAACTGCCGCTGCAGGCACAAACCCGGCTGCTGCGGGTATTGCAGGAGCGCAGCGTGACCCCGGTTGGCAGTCACAAGCCGGAGGCGGTGGATTTCTGGCTGGTCAGCGCCAGCCATCGGGATCTGGCGGCCATGGTGCAGAGCGGCGCATTTCGCGAAGATCTCTATTACCGGATCTGCGGCTGGCGCCAGCAGCAGATGCCGCTGCGCCGTTGGCCTGCTGCTGAGCGTCTGGGACTGATCCAGCGACTGCTGGCGGAGATGGACCCGACCCTGCGTCTGACCCGCGATGCGGAGCGGCAACTGCTGACCCATCCGCTGCCCGGCAACGTGCGCCAGCTCAAGCAGGCACTGGAAGTGGCCTGTGTGTTGGCTGAGGGATTGGGCTGGATAGAACCCGCCCACCTGCATCTGCCCAGTGTGGCCACAGAGCCCGACGCCTTGTCGATGGGGGAGGCGACCAGCTTGCGTGAACAAACCCGGCGGCGGGTACAGCAAACCCTGGCGGCATGCGGCGGCAATGTGAGCGAGGCGGCGCGCCAGCTGGGGATCAGCCGTACCACCCTCTACCGTGCGCTGCGCGAAGCCCCTTGA